One window from the genome of Rariglobus hedericola encodes:
- a CDS encoding protoporphyrinogen/coproporphyrinogen oxidase — protein sequence MNLILGAGLSGLSCSYHLGHENCIILEKSLHAFGHLHAEYRDGFTWDQGPHVSFTKHDYVRELFANSVGGEFEEYAIKASNYYKGHWIDHPAQSSLYQLPADLRAACVSSFLESRSSGLSNSVPANYAEWLERAMGAKFADTFPAAYTRKYWTREPRELTTEWIGQRVFYPEIDDVLQGSKGPLDRKTHYITKIRYPKKGGYQSFVKSLADNANILFGAEVCQVDLIEKCVFTTDGSRYPYSRLVNTLPLPVFISMCKQATPPVLEACRQLSCSQLMIVNVTAPHPTKRPENWMYVYDEDKLSTRINCTEKLTLGNAPVGKTGVQAEVYFSRHKPLLLNPSEVVERVKKELVEMGLVEEDAYRKGLVNASTSYAPWANVIFDHQTRPALCVIWDWLAGYGLTRESDDLHPLTDWEKISKAERGPVVMAGRFGQWKYYWTDDCVMRGKHIF from the coding sequence ATGAATCTAATACTGGGTGCCGGCCTGTCTGGCCTTTCATGTTCCTATCATTTGGGCCATGAAAATTGCATTATTCTTGAAAAGAGTCTGCACGCCTTTGGACACCTGCATGCCGAGTATAGGGATGGCTTCACCTGGGATCAAGGACCTCATGTATCCTTTACCAAGCACGATTATGTGCGAGAGTTATTCGCTAACAGTGTAGGTGGAGAATTTGAGGAATACGCAATTAAGGCGAGTAACTATTATAAGGGGCATTGGATTGATCATCCCGCTCAGTCTTCTCTTTATCAGTTACCCGCGGACCTCAGAGCGGCCTGCGTCAGTTCGTTTCTTGAAAGTCGTTCCTCCGGATTGAGTAATTCTGTTCCGGCTAATTATGCCGAATGGCTTGAACGGGCGATGGGAGCTAAATTTGCGGATACTTTCCCCGCTGCTTATACTAGAAAATACTGGACGCGTGAACCCCGGGAACTTACCACTGAGTGGATTGGTCAAAGGGTGTTTTACCCTGAAATTGATGACGTTTTACAGGGAAGTAAGGGGCCATTGGATCGGAAAACTCATTACATAACCAAAATACGTTATCCTAAAAAAGGTGGATACCAAAGTTTTGTGAAGAGTTTAGCCGATAATGCAAATATCTTGTTCGGCGCAGAGGTTTGCCAAGTTGATTTAATTGAGAAATGTGTATTTACGACGGATGGCTCCCGCTATCCGTATTCGCGTTTAGTAAATACGTTGCCCCTACCGGTTTTTATCTCAATGTGCAAGCAGGCAACGCCTCCTGTTTTGGAGGCATGTCGGCAGTTGAGTTGTTCCCAGTTGATGATCGTCAATGTAACTGCTCCTCACCCAACTAAACGGCCTGAAAATTGGATGTATGTTTACGACGAAGATAAGCTGTCCACCCGAATCAACTGCACGGAAAAATTAACTTTAGGTAATGCTCCAGTTGGTAAGACAGGAGTTCAGGCAGAAGTCTATTTCAGTCGACACAAGCCCTTGTTGCTCAATCCATCTGAAGTCGTCGAGCGGGTAAAAAAAGAGTTGGTTGAAATGGGCTTGGTGGAAGAGGACGCATATCGAAAAGGATTAGTAAATGCATCGACCTCCTATGCACCTTGGGCAAATGTTATTTTCGACCATCAGACAAGACCGGCGCTCTGCGTGATATGGGATTGGCTTGCGGGCTATGGTCTCACTAGAGAGTCTGACGACCTTCATCCCCTCACAGATTGGGAAAAAATCAGTAAGGCCGAGCGCGGCCCCGTTGTAATGGCTGGACGCTTCGGTCAATGGAAATACTACTGGACTGATGATTGTGTGATGCGTGGAAAGCACATTTTTTAA
- the rfbD gene encoding dTDP-4-dehydrorhamnose reductase, translating into MRILITGAAGLLGNELVQSVQAKGWESIAASRVDWDLAKPEEAAYLIGKYKPDVTVHCAAETNVDKCELEPDWAKLINEDATAALAAAIQAAGSRLVYISSCGIFSGDSRVSYLETDIPKPRTIYAASKYHGELRVQETNPDFLVCRVGWLFGGSLTQKKNFVEARRKEALTGKPMMSANDKWGSPTWAKHAADRIVDLIDISAGGVAHVANAGVVSRHEYVCGILAALNSTATVQAVDSSNFKRAAPVPDFEAISSVRNKDWGMSPLPSWQEALADYVKIYAAIKTP; encoded by the coding sequence ATGAGAATATTAATCACAGGGGCCGCAGGTCTTTTGGGCAATGAACTCGTTCAATCAGTTCAAGCAAAGGGATGGGAATCTATCGCAGCATCAAGAGTGGATTGGGACCTGGCAAAGCCGGAGGAAGCGGCGTATTTAATTGGCAAATATAAGCCCGATGTCACTGTTCATTGCGCAGCAGAGACTAACGTCGATAAATGCGAACTTGAGCCGGATTGGGCCAAACTGATCAACGAAGACGCGACCGCGGCCTTGGCTGCAGCGATTCAAGCAGCCGGATCGAGGCTCGTTTATATCAGCAGTTGCGGTATTTTTTCAGGTGACAGTCGCGTTTCCTATTTGGAAACCGACATTCCGAAGCCTCGAACCATTTATGCAGCCAGCAAATATCACGGGGAGTTGAGGGTGCAGGAAACTAATCCTGATTTTCTAGTCTGTCGTGTAGGCTGGCTCTTTGGAGGAAGTCTGACCCAGAAAAAAAACTTCGTCGAAGCCCGCCGTAAAGAAGCGCTTACGGGTAAGCCAATGATGTCGGCCAATGATAAGTGGGGTAGTCCTACTTGGGCAAAACATGCGGCTGATCGAATTGTTGATTTGATTGATATCTCCGCCGGCGGGGTGGCGCATGTTGCCAATGCCGGGGTTGTCAGCAGGCACGAGTATGTTTGTGGCATTCTTGCCGCCTTAAATTCGACAGCCACTGTGCAAGCGGTGGATTCCTCCAACTTTAAACGTGCTGCGCCCGTTCCCGATTTCGAAGCGATTTCCAGTGTGAGAAATAAAGATTGGGGGATGTCTCCTCTCCCCAGCTGGCAGGAAGCGTTGGCAGACTACGTTAAAATATACGCCGCTATCAAAACTCCGTGA